DNA from Solanum stenotomum isolate F172 chromosome 3, ASM1918654v1, whole genome shotgun sequence:
aagaaagtatTGATTTGTTGATGTAAGTAGTCAGTGAGtttatgttaaaattaaaaacttgaGTACGAAGAAAAAAAGTTGCAGAAGCAGGAGTATATATAGGGGAAGCGTATTAAAGAAAGATCTGGAAAGTAAAAGTAGTTGAAACGAAATTTCCAATACTGTTTCTCTAATTCGTTGAACTGGGTCAGCGAACGAACTTGGAAAACTAACGCGTGTCAATTGGGtctacttttcattttttcaaagtaTATCTTCTGGATTTAACTGGAAATTACCTAATTCCAATAACAAACACTTCTTCTGTACCAATTTACGCCCCACTATCACAATTTTGAGaactaatttaaattaattttacgtAATTgtgaaatatataaatattatttaaaacttgTATATTCAAATTCACATGATAATTTAGAAGTTTTTGAGTCTCAAAATTTAGGTGAAAAAGGGGACAGggggagaatttttttttagtaggaAATTAgtgtaaaaataaatgaagggTTGAACGTGTCATGTTTGATGTGGTATGAGACATGAATACGTGTGCTTTTACCCCTTTTTTGGAGCAAGGCCAAGTGGATAAGCTTAAGGACTAATTCTATATTGGTGGGAGTTGGAACTGACGTAACCAATGAAGATGAGTTTGAAACCTGttcaacttgtatatgggattttaaaaaaaaaaactatttcaaaaataattgatgccaaaaaacaatatatttttaaatatagtgTTCAATTTTTAAGAGatgtttatttaaattatactatattagtttgtttatttcttgtttaaaaCTTCATTTTTGTTAAAATGACACATGGACTTTTATGGGTTCTTCTAGTCAAACTTATTAATTGAAACAGCCATGATTGACTTAAAAGGAGTTTTGAGTCAATATCTTGACGTTGCTGTGTGTTAGCAAGTAGTGAATGAAGGAATCTTCTTCGACCATGATTATTCAATATCTAGACGTAGGAATTGTTTTGACAAGGCGTATAAAAATTGTACTACTGAAAAAGGAATagtaataatattgaaattagttatgttcagatttttttttatacattatttgatttgatatattaaaaatagcaaGCATTACGTAATTTTCTAAAAGTAGATATTtgtttcaaagaaaaaaaaaaactccacaTTCTTCTTTAGTTCTATACACTTTCGAGGCAATCATGTTTTGAAAAATTGCACCAAATAATGgattaataatattctctaataTCTTCCGTGAAACACCTCCTAATTAATACagaaataatgtaattaatgtATATGTTACTTAAAAACCTGGATATAATGTAACGTACGGGTAATTGGTGATACCCCAAGAGTGCATATAAGGCAAGCAATCATGAAAGTGAATATACGACAGTGATATATTTTTAGATGAGCTAAGGTTAGTCATCTGATTCTATACATGGATATTATTCCAAATGGTATGTAGCTCTCATCTGGTATTACATACTACCAATAAATCCTATGATGAATAGCAATATATACACGTACTAATACCTGCTAATCTGCTTCCTCTCACTAGCACATGTAACATAATGgaaagaatcacctagtattttTATCGCTATTGAGATTTCAATCCTGACCTTCCATTGTTCTCATAAAAATATTGGACATAAGTTGTAGGTTTCGTGTAACAAAACAATTCAGATAGGACATTGTGCCTAGTGTACCAAACCCCTATCGACATATATAACTCACAAAATCTAACTGCTTAGTAGAGAGCTTACCATAAAAGATATGTAGTAATGTTGTATTCATATTACAGAACAATGAGAGAACAAAAACCCCAAAGCACAGAGTAATATTTAGAGATCAAATTTAGTGTCTTAACATATTCCATCATGAATTGGTAAGAATTATAGCAACACAATAATGAGCAATTAGCAAATTAACCTTGTAAAGAAATTAAAACACCTAAAGCCAAATATGTTGCATATTAAAAGAGAAACTCCTAATCAAACAAGCTCAATCCCAAATCCTCGTCACTGTCCTCCTTCATCTCCTCCTGCAACCACACAATCAAACAAACAcgtcataaattgggacagagagaATAATAAAAActacttaatatataaatacgTACTAGTAACATTTATGACAAATTTGTTACCTTTTTCTCCTCAGCAGCGGGAGCAGCAGCAGCACCACCACCTCCACCAACGGGGGCAGCAGCAACAGCCACTGCTGGACCGCCACCTGTCCCAACAGTCAAAATAAGATCTTCAATGTCCCTCTTCTCAAATAGCTTGGCGAAAAGACTAGGCCAATAAGACTCCACTGAAATATTAGCTGCTTTCACCACCGTAGCAATCTTCTCTGCCTGAAATCCCAAATACAATTATGTtaattaaaagattatgataaaagaataattaattagtgaGTAATGAATGATGATTATTACAGTAATGGGAATTCCATCATCGAAGAGAAGTAACGCGGCATAGGTACAACCAAGTTCCCCAACTGACATTTTTGCACAAAATTGATGAAGTTGTAAAGAATAATaagaaagataagaaaaaaaaatcacttttgatTATAGAAAATAAGTTGGTATTTAGAGGACCGTAAAACTAATAGATACGAAATATTAGGGTGGAGGAGTACGTTACGGACTTCAGGTGCTACGGGTCTAACGGCTTTACACACGAATAGCTACATTTTGAACCTTTTTACTATCTtccataattatttatttattttggtactTATAAACCAACTTGTGAAAGTGTCAAAATTAGTTAGTTAGATTATATTTGTAGCGTCCTTAGTTGAGAATATCAAGTGCTGATCATTTGTAAACTTTAGATCAAGCAAATGCGATATAACTATTTTGCACATATTAGTAAAGCATATGCAATTCACAAAATGCAATCAATTAGTAGAATTAACGTATAAAACATTATTTGTGGTAATGATTTACTTACTATTTTGATGAACTGATCTAAATAGTAGCATTACTATTTTGGTGAAATGGTTAAATATTAGCTTAACTCAGTCAAAAATACTAACTTTGGATGAATTCAAGTTTCAAAGATTTTTTACGAAATTGCGTCTTAAGCTGATTACGGTTCAtaaaatttgaaacatgaaGTTACGTCGAAAAAACCCAGTTTGGCTGAGCAGTAAAAACTTTTGTTGGAGcagatatttttgtaaataaatgattttattttaacaagtATGCAATGGATATTCTTTTTcgtacaacaaaccaaacaatcAACAAGAAATAATCCAGAATTACTGGTTGCATAACTTATCTCAGCATAACTTGTATTCAAAGTTCAAACCAAACAACTCCTGTAGTTCTCTCTTTCCATTGAAAGCACACCCTTAATTGATGTACTAACTAGCTATCACTGAACCCTAACGCATGAACTTTCCACGACAAAATTTCAGCAACAGTTGAGACATCACCATCAATGCTTGCTTTAGGGTATACAATCTACATGACACCAGCAGTCTCTCGCATCCCTTCTAACGCAGAGTACTTTGTGCACCGAGTTACATTTTTTGTAGCTAAGACTGATCACAAGAGAATATATTTACGTTTTGGCGAGGTATTTTGACTGGGAATATCAAATGCTTAAACAAATACCAAGTGTGAGAAGAGACGATCAGATACAGCATCACATCGACAACAAATGAAATCAACTGTCTCAACACGCTAATGTTTAATATAGTCGGAACTAAGTTAAGCAGAAAAACCACTGTGCAAAAGTCTACATGTTTGATTGGCCAATGACTAATGACAGCCGAGAGAACAGAGATACTGCAGCTCTCACAGATAAAACAACACATTACTAGGACAGACCTCCAAAGGTTCCAGTCTTTAATAGAGCTCTAGTCCATAGCAGACTCCTATCAAACTAAGAATATAGAGTTTCAGATTCTCCTTTCAAGAGGAGAACACCACTAAACAAATCTAGCGGCAGCATTAGCCACTGTTTGATCATGCCTGGAAAAAGACCATAATATGCAAACATTAGAAAAGTTCAATATGAAGCATCCAAAATTCTGATCAGGACCATTTGCTACAAGACTAACAAAAACACAAGTGATCATCCAGATGCAaatcaaacattaattaatacaaaaaaatagcCTAACCTGCTGTGGTGATGCCGATCTGGACCTTGACGGTGACCTCGATCTCGATCTCGATCTCGATCTCAATCTCGACCTCGACCTCGACCTCGACCTCGACCTCGACCTCGACCTTGACATTGATCTGGACAATGACCTGGACCTGGACCTGGACGCAGATTATGAGCTCAAGTGTTAAAAAAGCcttgaaaataaattgaaaatagaaaacaaaaggCTATATTAGtacctacaaaaaaaatacaattttaagtaATATGCAATGTCATATACCTGGTCGACTTAACAGGAGATGCAGATCTAGACTTTGGTGGTGGTGATCTCGAAACTGAACGGGCGGGTGATCTGAACAAACACTCAGTAAGACATCAAGAGAAAAAGGAATGTACATAAACGAGTTCATTTATTATCTGCAACTTGATCTACCTCCTACTCTTCCTTGGAGTTCTGCTCCTGCTCCTGCTCCTGCTCCTGCTCCTGCTTCTGCTCCGGCTACGACTTCTTGAAGGGCTGCCCTTGTATTCTCTTACCTATATATGAAGGGAACAGAAAATTGAAATGAGCATCAACGTAAAGATACATTGTATACATTGTAAATACGAAAATTCCTGCTACTACTAACTCAAGTACACATGTTCACTGAATAATTGTGTCGTAAAAATCCTAGATATccaatactccctctgtttcaatttgtttctcTCGATTTGACTTGGCATGAAGTTAAGAAAGTACAGAAAACTTCTGAATGATGTGCCCTTCaactaaatatatgtataatgtcCCAAAATGACCTTCAATCTGTGGCCTTAAACAAGCCACATGGAATGTTTAAATTAAAGAGTTAAGAATTAGAGAAGaggcattcttttttaaaccGACTAAATGGATAGTAAGACAGACAAATTGAACTAAGGGAGTATTAAAAACCATCGAATCAGGAAATCACCACCATACCCCGTGAATATGCTGAGAGATTAAGCattgatttaaaattaaagtcTTTCCAAGAGTTTGGGTTGAAGGaagaaaactaaaataaaatgtagtgcAAAGAAAAACAAGGATAAACAAATACCCGGATGTAGGTTCTTGTCCAAGGATTCCTGAACTCAGTATCATCAAGTTTTCTTATCTGAACGAAAAGAAAACATGTTATCCACAAGCTTGGCCCTTCCAAAGGGACAACATAAAATAAGAAACACCACCATCAAGGGAGTTGCAGATTAAACATTCATGAGTAATGAAACTAGCAAAACACAAGAACTACTTGCAgatgatattaataaaaaaaagggcAAATAACCATCCTTCCAATGGTTAATGAACCAAGGAACTCAAAAGTTCAGGAAACTCAACCATGCGATAGGGTCGAACTCctcaaaagaaagaagatagCAATATTGAGTTTAAAACCCATTTAGATAATGAGGCAGATAAGAAACTTACAGCATATTTCATGTCTTCATAATTTGTGTAGTCCACCAAGCCAAAGGTTCCTGATATGGACAAGAAAATTTAGAACTACAGACATAAACACAGTTAGCACAAGAACAGAATACAAATGTCACCTAAAAACAATTTTCCTGAATATTCAaatcttacaaaaataaaaatacgaCATTTGCAGTTTCATCTTGCACTTCAGTTTTTCTCAAAGGTTAGCTCAAGGCACAATAAAAGGCCAAAAGACAAGCGAATTGAAGCATGGTCTCTGCCTCGCCGTCTCAGCGCTTTGCTAAGAAGCGCCAAGGTGCTAAGATGTACACCTCATTACAGCCGTGCACTGTCTCAAGGAGGGAAAAACTAATAGTGTTGGCGAAGTGATATATTAATCATTAAAGAAACATTTTATGAATGAATAACATAGTACTTAGGAATAAGAAATTGGAAATTTAACATTAAGAGAACTCCGCACTAAATCTGAAGAACTTAGAGCTAATCATTTGCATTAGAAATTTACTATGGTCTTCAAATGGTGAGATTCTTACTCTGTGtacttaatttatattttccaATTCTTTTATTCACATAATCAATTCTGGTTTCTCTGTAGCACTTTGTGTCCTTAAATTGCAAGTGTAATCAATTGTCTTTCTTCCCTCCTTGATAAAAACCCCGCACCACGATTCCAGTATTCTTGAGTATTGTTTAAAATTCACAAGTAAAAGGATCCTGTTAGATATGTCTTCGAGATGTAAGACTTGGTCATACCTTCACTGTCACGAGAAACCTCAGCAAAGCACACATCCCCAGCTTTCCGCATATGATCCTGACATATTTTCCACCAGGTTACTGCAATTGCTATAGATACAAACCACCATTGGGAAATATCCTGCCCACTTCACTTACCTTCAAATCTTGCCAAGAAGCAGAAGATGGAAGACCTCGAATAATAACTGTATATAGATGACAAGAAAAGTCAATAGACATCTATATGATCAGGGACAATTACATCGACGGCAATCAAGACAGGAAACTTCAAGAGACATTCAAGTAAGTTATAGTGGAACCTCGGTAATCAGAATGCCGAGAAATGCCATGACGccctccacctccaccaccaccactacTGCTGCCATAACTGCCTCGGCGATCACTTGAAGATGATGGCCCTCTTCCTCCATGAGCAAGCTCAACCTATATCATGCATCTAAAGTGTCAACCACGTGGAAGCTCATATTTCCTACATAGATCTGGGTATCTATGAATATGAGAGAATCAAGATGGAAATTGTTCTTACCCTCAGCCTACAGCCATCAAAGTTGTAGCCATCTCTACCCCTGATGGCATCTTCAGCATCTCGAGAACTTTCAAACTAAAGAATTCGGAGAAGGGAAATGACAGATAATCAGCTGACAAAAGAAGCAATTGACAACcagaaaggggaaaaaaaaaagcaaccgACAGCAGAAGGTCAAACTTCAAACTACAGAAAACTGTATACATGTAAATATGCTAAATAAACATACCTCCACGAAACAATAGCAAGGAGGACGAGGTGGGATCTTCAACTCAATGTCCAATATACGACCATACTGCAATACAGGAGAGAATTTATAAACAGTAAGCACTTTTTAAGCTTAGGATACAGTGTTTCTTTTACAACAACAAATCTTAGGATACAG
Protein-coding regions in this window:
- the LOC125858288 gene encoding serine/arginine-rich splicing factor SR34A isoform X11: MSGRFSRSIYVGNLPADIKELEVEDLFYKYGRILDIELKIPPRPPCYCFVEFESSRDAEDAIRGRDGYNFDGCRLRVELAHGGRGPSSSSDRRGSYGSSSGGGGGGGRHGISRHSDYRVIIRGLPSSASWQDLKDHMRKAGDVCFAEVSRDSEGTFGLVDYTNYEDMKYAIRKLDDTEFRNPWTRTYIRVREYKGSPSRSRSRSRSRSRSRSRSRSRTPRKSRRSPARSVSRSPPPKSRSASPVKSTRSRSRSLSRSMSRSRSRSRSRSRSPSRSRSASPQQA
- the LOC125858288 gene encoding serine/arginine-rich splicing factor SR34A isoform X17, with translation MSGRFSRSIYVGNLPADIKELEVEDLFYKYGRILDIELKIPPRPPCYCFVEFESSRDAEDAIRGRDGYNFDGCRLRVELAHGGRGPSSSSDRRGSYGSSSGGGGGGGRHGISRHSDYRVIIRGLPSSASWQDLKDHMRKAGDVCFAEVSRDSEGTFGLVDYTNYEDMKYAIRKLDDTEFRNPWTRTYIRVREYKGSPSRSRSRSRSRSRSRSRSRSRTPRKSRRSPARSVSRSPPPKSRSASPVKSTRSRSLSRSMSRSRSRSRSRSRSPSRSRSASPQQA
- the LOC125858288 gene encoding serine/arginine-rich splicing factor SR34A isoform X15; the encoded protein is MSGRFSRSIYVGNLPADIKELEVEDLFYKYGRILDIELKIPPRPPCYCFVEFESSRDAEDAIRGRDGYNFDGCRLRVELAHGGRGPSSSSDRRGSYGSSSGGGGGGGRHGISRHSDYRVIIRGLPSSASWQDLKDHMRKAGDVCFAEVSRDSEGTFGLVDYTNYEDMKYAIRKLDDTEFRNPWTRTYIRVREYKGSPSRSRSRSRSRSRSRSRSRSRTPRKSRRSPARSVSRSPPPKSRSASPVKSTRSRSRSRSLSRSMSRSRSRSRSPSRSRSASPQQA
- the LOC125858288 gene encoding serine/arginine-rich splicing factor SR34A isoform X1, whose amino-acid sequence is MSGRFSRSIYVGNLPADIKELEVEDLFYKYGRILDIELKIPPRPPCYCFVEFESSRDAEDAIRGRDGYNFDGCRLRVELAHGGRGPSSSSDRRGSYGSSSGGGGGGGRHGISRHSDYRVIIRGLPSSASWQDLKDHMRKAGDVCFAEVSRDSEGTFGLVDYTNYEDMKYAIRKLDDTEFRNPWTRTYIRVREYKGSPSRSRSRSRSRSRSRSRSRSRTPRKSRRSPARSVSRSPPPKSRSASPVKSTRSRSRSRSLSRSMSRSRSRSRSRSRSRSRSPSRSRSASPQQA
- the LOC125858288 gene encoding serine/arginine-rich splicing factor SR34A isoform X19; this translates as MSGRFSRSIYVGNLPADIKELEVEDLFYKYGRILDIELKIPPRPPCYCFVEFESSRDAEDAIRGRDGYNFDGCRLRVELAHGGRGPSSSSDRRGSYGSSSGGGGGGGRHGISRHSDYRVIIRGLPSSASWQDLKDHMRKAGDVCFAEVSRDSEGTFGLVDYTNYEDMKYAIRKLDDTEFRNPWTRTYIRVREYKGSPSRSRSRSRSRSRSRSRSRSRTPRKSRRSPARSVSRSPPPKSRSASPVKSTRSRSLSRSMSRSRSRSRSRSPSRSRSASPQQA
- the LOC125858288 gene encoding serine/arginine-rich splicing factor SR34A isoform X20 — protein: MSGRFSRSIYVGNLPADIKELEVEDLFYKYGRILDIELKIPPRPPCYCFVEFESSRDAEDAIRGRDGYNFDGCRLRVELAHGGRGPSSSSDRRGSYGSSSGGGGGGGRHGISRHSDYRVIIRGLPSSASWQDLKDHMRKAGDVCFAEVSRDSEGTFGLVDYTNYEDMKYAIRKLDDTEFRNPWTRTYIRVREYKGSPSRSRSRSRSRSRSRSRSRSRTPRKSRRSPARSVSRSPPPKSRSASPVKSTRSRSLSRSMSRSRSRSRSRSPSRSRSASPQQA
- the LOC125858288 gene encoding serine/arginine-rich splicing factor SR34A isoform X9 — translated: MSGRFSRSIYVGNLPADIKELEVEDLFYKYGRILDIELKIPPRPPCYCFVEFESSRDAEDAIRGRDGYNFDGCRLRVELAHGGRGPSSSSDRRGSYGSSSGGGGGGGRHGISRHSDYRVIIRGLPSSASWQDLKDHMRKAGDVCFAEVSRDSEGTFGLVDYTNYEDMKYAIRKLDDTEFRNPWTRTYIRVREYKGSPSRSRSRSRSRSRSRSRSRSRTPRKSRRSPARSVSRSPPPKSRSASPVKSTRSRSLSRSMSRSRSRSRSRSRSRSRSPSRSRSASPQQA
- the LOC125858288 gene encoding serine/arginine-rich splicing factor SR34A isoform X6, producing the protein MSGRFSRSIYVGNLPADIKELEVEDLFYKYGRILDIELKIPPRPPCYCFVEFESSRDAEDAIRGRDGYNFDGCRLRVELAHGGRGPSSSSDRRGSYGSSSGGGGGGGRHGISRHSDYRVIIRGLPSSASWQDLKDHMRKAGDVCFAEVSRDSEGTFGLVDYTNYEDMKYAIRKLDDTEFRNPWTRTYIRVREYKGSPSRSRSRSRSRSRSRSRSRSRTPRKSRRSPARSVSRSPPPKSRSASPVKSTRSRSLSRSMSRSRSRSRSRSRSRSRSPSRSRSASPQQA
- the LOC125858288 gene encoding serine/arginine-rich splicing factor SR34A isoform X10 — translated: MSGRFSRSIYVGNLPADIKELEVEDLFYKYGRILDIELKIPPRPPCYCFVEFESSRDAEDAIRGRDGYNFDGCRLRVELAHGGRGPSSSSDRRGSYGSSSGGGGGGGRHGISRHSDYRVIIRGLPSSASWQDLKDHMRKAGDVCFAEVSRDSEGTFGLVDYTNYEDMKYAIRKLDDTEFRNPWTRTYIRVREYKGSPSRSRSRSRSRSRSRSRSRSRTPRKSRRSPARSVSRSPPPKSRSASPVKSTRSRSRSRSLSRSMSRSRSRSRSRSRSPSRSRSASPQQA
- the LOC125858293 gene encoding 60S acidic ribosomal protein P1-like, which produces MSVGELGCTYAALLLFDDGIPITAEKIATVVKAANISVESYWPSLFAKLFEKRDIEDLILTVGTGGGPAVAVAAAPVGGGGGAAAAPAAEEKKEEMKEDSDEDLGLSLFD
- the LOC125858288 gene encoding serine/arginine-rich splicing factor SR34A isoform X7, yielding MSGRFSRSIYVGNLPADIKELEVEDLFYKYGRILDIELKIPPRPPCYCFVEFESSRDAEDAIRGRDGYNFDGCRLRVELAHGGRGPSSSSDRRGSYGSSSGGGGGGGRHGISRHSDYRVIIRGLPSSASWQDLKDHMRKAGDVCFAEVSRDSEGTFGLVDYTNYEDMKYAIRKLDDTEFRNPWTRTYIRVREYKGSPSRSRSRSRSRSRSRSRSRSRTPRKSRRSPARSVSRSPPPKSRSASPVKSTRSRSRSLSRSMSRSRSRSRSRSRSRSPSRSRSASPQQA
- the LOC125858288 gene encoding serine/arginine-rich splicing factor SR34A isoform X3, which encodes MSGRFSRSIYVGNLPADIKELEVEDLFYKYGRILDIELKIPPRPPCYCFVEFESSRDAEDAIRGRDGYNFDGCRLRVELAHGGRGPSSSSDRRGSYGSSSGGGGGGGRHGISRHSDYRVIIRGLPSSASWQDLKDHMRKAGDVCFAEVSRDSEGTFGLVDYTNYEDMKYAIRKLDDTEFRNPWTRTYIRVREYKGSPSRSRSRSRSRSRSRSRSRSRTPRKSRRSPARSVSRSPPPKSRSASPVKSTRSRSRSRSLSRSMSRSRSRSRSRSRSRSPSRSRSASPQQA
- the LOC125858288 gene encoding serine/arginine-rich splicing factor SR34A isoform X8; translation: MSGRFSRSIYVGNLPADIKELEVEDLFYKYGRILDIELKIPPRPPCYCFVEFESSRDAEDAIRGRDGYNFDGCRLRVELAHGGRGPSSSSDRRGSYGSSSGGGGGGGRHGISRHSDYRVIIRGLPSSASWQDLKDHMRKAGDVCFAEVSRDSEGTFGLVDYTNYEDMKYAIRKLDDTEFRNPWTRTYIRVREYKGSPSRSRSRSRSRSRSRSRSRSRTPRKSRRSPARSVSRSPPPKSRSASPVKSTRSRSRSRSLSRSMSRSRSRSRSRSRSPSRSRSASPQQA
- the LOC125858288 gene encoding serine/arginine-rich splicing factor SR34A isoform X21 — its product is MSGRFSRSIYVGNLPADIKELEVEDLFYKYGRILDIELKIPPRPPCYCFVEFESSRDAEDAIRGRDGYNFDGCRLRVELAHGGRGPSSSSDRRGSYGSSSGGGGGGGRHGISRHSDYRVIIRGLPSSASWQDLKDHMRKAGDVCFAEVSRDSEGTFGLVDYTNYEDMKYAIRKLDDTEFRNPWTRTYIRVREYKGSPSRSRSRSRSRSRSRSRSRSRTPRKSRRSPARSVSRSPPPKSRSASPVKSTRSRSLSRSMSRSRSRSRSPSRSRSASPQQA
- the LOC125858288 gene encoding serine/arginine-rich splicing factor SR34A isoform X13, with amino-acid sequence MSGRFSRSIYVGNLPADIKELEVEDLFYKYGRILDIELKIPPRPPCYCFVEFESSRDAEDAIRGRDGYNFDGCRLRVELAHGGRGPSSSSDRRGSYGSSSGGGGGGGRHGISRHSDYRVIIRGLPSSASWQDLKDHMRKAGDVCFAEVSRDSEGTFGLVDYTNYEDMKYAIRKLDDTEFRNPWTRTYIRVREYKGSPSRSRSRSRSRSRSRSRSRSRTPRKSRRSPARSVSRSPPPKSRSASPVKSTRSRSRSRSLSRSMSRSRSRSRSRSPSRSRSASPQQA
- the LOC125858288 gene encoding serine/arginine-rich splicing factor SR34A isoform X4 translates to MSGRFSRSIYVGNLPADIKELEVEDLFYKYGRILDIELKIPPRPPCYCFVEFESSRDAEDAIRGRDGYNFDGCRLRVELAHGGRGPSSSSDRRGSYGSSSGGGGGGGRHGISRHSDYRVIIRGLPSSASWQDLKDHMRKAGDVCFAEVSRDSEGTFGLVDYTNYEDMKYAIRKLDDTEFRNPWTRTYIRVREYKGSPSRSRSRSRSRSRSRSRSRSRTPRKSRRSPARSVSRSPPPKSRSASPVKSTRSRSRSLSRSMSRSRSRSRSRSRSRSRSPSRSRSASPQQA
- the LOC125858288 gene encoding serine/arginine-rich splicing factor SR34A isoform X18 is translated as MSGRFSRSIYVGNLPADIKELEVEDLFYKYGRILDIELKIPPRPPCYCFVEFESSRDAEDAIRGRDGYNFDGCRLRVELAHGGRGPSSSSDRRGSYGSSSGGGGGGGRHGISRHSDYRVIIRGLPSSASWQDLKDHMRKAGDVCFAEVSRDSEGTFGLVDYTNYEDMKYAIRKLDDTEFRNPWTRTYIRVREYKGSPSRSRSRSRSRSRSRSRSRSRTPRKSRRSPARSVSRSPPPKSRSASPVKSTRSRSRSLSRSMSRSRSRSRSPSRSRSASPQQA
- the LOC125858288 gene encoding serine/arginine-rich splicing factor SR34A isoform X14, which gives rise to MSGRFSRSIYVGNLPADIKELEVEDLFYKYGRILDIELKIPPRPPCYCFVEFESSRDAEDAIRGRDGYNFDGCRLRVELAHGGRGPSSSSDRRGSYGSSSGGGGGGGRHGISRHSDYRVIIRGLPSSASWQDLKDHMRKAGDVCFAEVSRDSEGTFGLVDYTNYEDMKYAIRKLDDTEFRNPWTRTYIRVREYKGSPSRSRSRSRSRSRSRSRSRSRTPRKSRRSPARSVSRSPPPKSRSASPVKSTRSRSRSRSLSRSMSRSRSRSRSRSPSRSRSASPQQA
- the LOC125858288 gene encoding serine/arginine-rich splicing factor SR34A isoform X5, with protein sequence MSGRFSRSIYVGNLPADIKELEVEDLFYKYGRILDIELKIPPRPPCYCFVEFESSRDAEDAIRGRDGYNFDGCRLRVELAHGGRGPSSSSDRRGSYGSSSGGGGGGGRHGISRHSDYRVIIRGLPSSASWQDLKDHMRKAGDVCFAEVSRDSEGTFGLVDYTNYEDMKYAIRKLDDTEFRNPWTRTYIRVREYKGSPSRSRSRSRSRSRSRSRSRSRTPRKSRRSPARSVSRSPPPKSRSASPVKSTRSRSRSLSRSMSRSRSRSRSRSRSRSRSPSRSRSASPQQA
- the LOC125858288 gene encoding serine/arginine-rich splicing factor SR34A isoform X16, translated to MSGRFSRSIYVGNLPADIKELEVEDLFYKYGRILDIELKIPPRPPCYCFVEFESSRDAEDAIRGRDGYNFDGCRLRVELAHGGRGPSSSSDRRGSYGSSSGGGGGGGRHGISRHSDYRVIIRGLPSSASWQDLKDHMRKAGDVCFAEVSRDSEGTFGLVDYTNYEDMKYAIRKLDDTEFRNPWTRTYIRVREYKGSPSRSRSRSRSRSRSRSRSRSRTPRKSRRSPARSVSRSPPPKSRSASPVKSTRSRSRSLSRSMSRSRSRSRSRSPSRSRSASPQQA
- the LOC125858288 gene encoding serine/arginine-rich splicing factor SR34A isoform X2 produces the protein MSGRFSRSIYVGNLPADIKELEVEDLFYKYGRILDIELKIPPRPPCYCFVEFESSRDAEDAIRGRDGYNFDGCRLRVELAHGGRGPSSSSDRRGSYGSSSGGGGGGGRHGISRHSDYRVIIRGLPSSASWQDLKDHMRKAGDVCFAEVSRDSEGTFGLVDYTNYEDMKYAIRKLDDTEFRNPWTRTYIRVREYKGSPSRSRSRSRSRSRSRSRSRSRTPRKSRRSPARSVSRSPPPKSRSASPVKSTRSRSRSRSLSRSMSRSRSRSRSRSRSRSRSPSRSRSASPQQA
- the LOC125858288 gene encoding serine/arginine-rich splicing factor SR34A isoform X12 encodes the protein MSGRFSRSIYVGNLPADIKELEVEDLFYKYGRILDIELKIPPRPPCYCFVEFESSRDAEDAIRGRDGYNFDGCRLRVELAHGGRGPSSSSDRRGSYGSSSGGGGGGGRHGISRHSDYRVIIRGLPSSASWQDLKDHMRKAGDVCFAEVSRDSEGTFGLVDYTNYEDMKYAIRKLDDTEFRNPWTRTYIRVREYKGSPSRSRSRSRSRSRSRSRSRSRTPRKSRRSPARSVSRSPPPKSRSASPVKSTRSRSRSLSRSMSRSRSRSRSRSRSPSRSRSASPQQA